A region of Salinibacter sp. 10B DNA encodes the following proteins:
- a CDS encoding MBL fold metallo-hydrolase — MSRDNHEPPLSPTAASVVSNAAADRHASSPPIRVTMLGTGTSTGVPVLGCSCEVCSSDDPRDTRTRCSCYVQVGNMGLLIDTGPDFRRQALREEIGRIDAVCYTHHHFDHVVGLDDLRPFFFENTQVMPCYMHPDTASILRDNYDYIFGADPYPGAANVAIEEVTGPFTVPSRYNDAPPVPVDPLLLYHGQTPVYGYRIGSFAYLTDVNRIPEASYEALEEIDVLVLDALRPDPHPTHFSFDEAVTVARRIGARQTYFVHMTHNVRHAEANARLPDDIQLAYDGLTLPVSSRTSSTP; from the coding sequence ATGTCGAGGGATAACCACGAGCCTCCTCTCTCGCCCACTGCTGCGTCCGTCGTGTCCAACGCAGCGGCCGATCGGCACGCCTCGTCTCCACCGATCCGCGTCACGATGCTCGGTACTGGTACCTCCACCGGCGTGCCCGTATTGGGCTGCTCGTGCGAGGTCTGCTCGTCGGACGATCCCCGCGATACCCGAACCCGCTGCTCTTGTTACGTCCAAGTGGGGAACATGGGCCTCCTCATCGACACCGGCCCCGACTTTCGGCGGCAGGCCCTGCGGGAAGAAATCGGGCGGATCGATGCCGTCTGTTACACCCACCACCACTTCGATCACGTGGTGGGGCTCGACGACCTGCGTCCCTTCTTTTTCGAGAACACGCAGGTGATGCCCTGCTACATGCATCCGGATACCGCGTCCATCCTGCGGGACAACTACGATTACATCTTTGGCGCGGACCCGTACCCCGGCGCCGCAAACGTCGCCATCGAAGAGGTGACCGGCCCGTTCACCGTGCCCAGTCGCTATAACGATGCCCCTCCCGTGCCCGTGGATCCCCTTCTCCTCTACCACGGCCAGACGCCCGTCTACGGCTACCGCATCGGCAGCTTTGCGTATCTCACCGACGTGAACCGCATCCCGGAGGCGAGCTACGAAGCGCTGGAGGAGATCGACGTGCTGGTGCTCGACGCCCTGCGTCCCGACCCACACCCCACCCATTTCTCCTTCGATGAGGCCGTGACAGTGGCCCGGCGCATCGGGGCGCGGCAGACCTACTTTGTGCACATGACCCACAACGTGCGCCACGCCGAGGCCAACGCTCGCCTGCCGGACGACATTCAGCTGGCGTACGACGGGCTGACCCTTCCCGTCTCGTCCCGCACGTCGTCGACGCCGTAA